A section of the Methanoregula formicica SMSP genome encodes:
- a CDS encoding PKD domain-containing protein produces the protein MVCEYGPHSLHHCLYDDSGVSEVFGAVILITIIAAAVGLVAVSVFSQPPPEKIPAVNFLFASKGNIITIHHNGGDPLPEGNYQILVNSYPVPSGSITKFPSPAGNWVIGDTLTIQMNDLSPSSYVQVVYLDGSASYVLASNSTPGGAGGPYAPVASFITDVSSGIAPLDVQFTDTSEYSPDSWVWEFGDGSISFTQHPVHTFTSAGTYTVRLTAENSLGSSTATRIITVSGAPVPVANFTANVTSGIVPLTVQFTDLSENNPTSWSWVFGDGNVSYQQNPQHTFVSVGNYTVSLNATNSAGSNSMTRTEYIQVSSVPFVNYVIEENVFVYGSQLRFSGAKVAGPDATVVITESLSTSDLNRGASIAVNTLYIDGDVTLDGGSAGLGSAVNPGNIYVTGDMNLLSGTRDIYGDVYVRGNLRLKDARIHGNVYVDGDVTLYWTPWLAPGSHIYYTGTLSAPAYYNQGILDKCIHQATVPGFAMPDTALPSVKSSGWYAARGYVSSGPLTDNLKIFAPGYSSSSWTSTVNDVVIIASAGDISITGLGGSGFRGVLFAPNGKATFSGGFFEGVVIARDGFDVISGGTTVTFKNLETYFTSPDDYPF, from the coding sequence ATGGTATGTGAGTACGGCCCGCATTCTCTGCACCACTGCCTCTACGACGATTCCGGTGTTTCCGAAGTGTTCGGCGCGGTAATACTTATCACAATCATTGCAGCTGCAGTTGGCCTTGTTGCTGTCTCTGTATTCTCACAACCTCCCCCTGAGAAGATCCCTGCGGTGAATTTTCTCTTCGCTTCCAAAGGCAACATTATCACCATTCACCACAACGGGGGCGATCCCCTTCCGGAGGGTAATTACCAGATCCTGGTGAACAGCTATCCAGTCCCCTCCGGTTCGATAACAAAATTCCCGTCTCCTGCCGGCAACTGGGTGATAGGAGATACGCTCACCATACAGATGAACGACCTGTCGCCATCATCCTATGTCCAGGTGGTCTACCTGGACGGATCTGCATCCTATGTCCTGGCTTCGAACAGTACACCGGGAGGGGCTGGAGGACCCTATGCTCCCGTTGCATCATTCATTACCGATGTTTCGTCAGGCATTGCCCCGCTGGACGTGCAGTTTACCGATACCTCGGAATACAGTCCTGACTCATGGGTATGGGAATTTGGCGATGGATCGATATCTTTCACCCAGCACCCGGTACACACATTCACTTCAGCGGGGACTTATACCGTCAGGCTTACCGCTGAAAACAGCCTTGGCAGCAGCACGGCAACAAGGATTATTACTGTATCCGGCGCCCCCGTGCCTGTGGCCAATTTTACCGCCAATGTAACATCCGGTATCGTTCCATTGACTGTGCAGTTCACGGATCTCTCGGAGAATAATCCGACCTCATGGTCATGGGTGTTTGGCGATGGGAATGTTTCTTATCAGCAGAATCCGCAGCACACGTTCGTATCTGTTGGGAATTACACCGTAAGTCTGAACGCGACAAATTCTGCGGGCTCCAATTCTATGACAAGGACAGAGTATATCCAGGTTTCTTCGGTCCCCTTTGTAAACTATGTTATCGAAGAGAATGTCTTCGTCTATGGAAGTCAGTTACGCTTCTCCGGTGCGAAGGTTGCCGGACCTGATGCTACCGTTGTCATCACGGAATCCTTATCAACCAGCGACCTTAATCGAGGTGCCTCCATCGCAGTCAACACCCTCTACATTGACGGGGATGTAACCCTTGACGGAGGGAGTGCAGGACTTGGTTCGGCGGTCAATCCGGGAAATATTTATGTCACCGGTGACATGAACCTGCTGAGTGGAACGCGGGATATCTATGGCGATGTCTATGTCCGGGGAAATCTCCGGCTGAAAGACGCACGGATTCATGGAAATGTGTACGTTGACGGCGATGTTACCCTGTACTGGACACCCTGGCTTGCTCCAGGTTCACACATCTATTATACCGGGACGCTCAGCGCCCCTGCATATTACAACCAGGGAATCCTGGACAAATGCATCCATCAGGCAACCGTTCCGGGATTTGCCATGCCGGATACAGCACTGCCCTCGGTAAAATCTTCCGGTTGGTATGCAGCGCGTGGATATGTCTCGTCCGGACCTTTGACCGATAACCTGAAAATATTTGCCCCCGGTTATTCCTCCAGTTCCTGGACTTCTACAGTCAATGATGTTGTCATTATCGCAAGTGCCGGCGACATCTCAATTACCGGCCTTGGCGGCAGTGGATTCCGGGGTGTGTTGTTTGCGCCAAATGGAAAGGCTACCTTTAGTGGAGGATTCTTCGAGGGGGTTGTCATTGCCCGGGATGGTTTCGATGTCATCAGTGGAGGGACTACGGTAACCTTCAAAAACCTTGAGACGTATTTCACCAGCCCTGATGATTATCCATTCTGA
- a CDS encoding radical SAM protein, whose product MTLSDGCVLCHQGAKMVLFVTGRCHRSCWYCPLSSERKGTDTVYANEVPIDVPSQIIEVAETMSALGTGVTGGEPLLCLEKVTEYCRMLKDHFGTEHQIHLYTAKAPSDSELAEMQGLVDEIRLHPPRECWDTILDSDFIRSAQRAKEMGFDIGIEVPALPGLELLIPALPYLDFLNINELEWGETNAYAMRERGYELADELHNAIHGAREWAGELLKHDKVHWCSSGFKDSVQLRERLKRIAENTARPFDEITDDGTIVYGIVEPEVGEREAVLQFCRERLDPDSFEESADGIEMAWWLLEEHKDGMPGKKCVIERYPNRGMVVEMTPL is encoded by the coding sequence ATGACACTCTCAGACGGTTGTGTTCTCTGCCACCAGGGCGCAAAGATGGTCCTCTTCGTCACGGGACGCTGCCACCGTTCCTGCTGGTACTGCCCGCTCTCATCGGAGCGGAAAGGGACGGACACTGTCTATGCCAATGAAGTCCCTATCGATGTCCCGTCGCAGATCATCGAAGTAGCCGAGACCATGAGCGCACTCGGCACCGGGGTCACAGGCGGCGAACCGCTCCTCTGCCTTGAGAAGGTGACGGAGTACTGCCGGATGCTCAAGGATCATTTCGGGACGGAACACCAGATCCACCTCTACACGGCAAAGGCCCCGTCAGACAGCGAACTTGCGGAGATGCAGGGGCTCGTGGACGAGATCCGGCTCCATCCTCCCCGCGAGTGCTGGGACACGATCCTGGACTCGGACTTCATCCGTTCCGCACAGCGGGCAAAAGAGATGGGTTTCGATATCGGGATCGAGGTGCCGGCCCTCCCCGGGCTTGAACTCCTCATCCCTGCGCTCCCGTACCTTGACTTCCTGAACATCAACGAGCTCGAATGGGGGGAGACCAATGCGTACGCCATGCGGGAGCGGGGCTACGAGCTTGCCGACGAACTCCACAATGCCATCCACGGCGCCCGCGAATGGGCAGGGGAACTCCTGAAGCATGACAAGGTGCACTGGTGCTCCTCGGGATTCAAGGACTCGGTCCAGCTCCGGGAGCGCCTGAAGCGGATCGCAGAGAACACTGCCCGCCCGTTCGACGAGATCACCGATGACGGCACCATCGTGTACGGTATTGTCGAGCCGGAGGTTGGAGAGCGGGAGGCCGTTCTGCAGTTCTGCCGTGAACGGCTGGACCCGGACAGTTTCGAGGAATCGGCGGATGGCATCGAGATGGCCTGGTGGCTCCTCGAAGAGCACAAAGACGGGATGCCCGGGAAAAAGTGCGTGATCGAGCGCTACCCCAACCGGGGCATGGTCGTGGAGATGACTCCGCTATGA
- a CDS encoding type IV pilin N-terminal domain-containing protein — protein MMIQKTGRMRGQATHGTGDGDGVSEVIGAVLLISLVVTAVALVAVFVNSQATPRNIPDVNFMVGSDNRNPLTLYLTHNGGDILPLGSFSVYVDGTMRAYSLSGGGNEWSLGKNLVVPLSSGEKPGTIILVYNATGSGGSVIGSASADVSVPSVTAAPEIIIPPSVCVNITDPQIVLSVVLNNVSVIGDAMNQSPSTVGPVIANVVGANSISFYREGKATIDPNTHLSLNITGAGSTISYGTTTSKSLGIGDILVVTLSKSSPGSWKIFGLGNQIWEFSAADSSKVVDISWKHKSNGTWTNTSATQLFHTWITGYQDVGSTLTVRSTGGSYYTALAVNGTMVIDGVNSSTVVIQNIRPVGVGLFVLEYDPNSDSMYFVGNAQSVSVT, from the coding sequence ATGATGATCCAAAAGACTGGCAGGATGCGGGGACAGGCCACTCATGGAACGGGGGATGGTGATGGCGTATCCGAGGTCATCGGCGCGGTCCTGCTGATCTCCCTCGTCGTGACCGCAGTTGCGCTGGTTGCCGTATTCGTGAACTCACAGGCCACTCCCCGGAATATCCCGGATGTGAACTTTATGGTGGGCAGTGACAACAGGAACCCGCTCACCCTCTACCTCACCCACAACGGGGGCGACATTCTCCCCCTCGGGTCATTCTCGGTGTATGTTGATGGTACGATGAGGGCGTACTCGCTCTCCGGTGGGGGAAATGAATGGTCGCTTGGCAAGAACCTCGTAGTGCCGCTGTCATCCGGAGAGAAACCCGGTACAATCATCCTGGTGTACAATGCAACAGGATCCGGGGGCTCCGTGATCGGGTCTGCCTCGGCCGATGTATCCGTGCCCTCCGTGACCGCTGCCCCGGAGATCATCATCCCCCCCTCCGTCTGCGTGAATATCACCGACCCGCAGATCGTGCTCTCCGTTGTCCTGAACAACGTATCGGTTATCGGCGATGCTATGAACCAGTCCCCCTCGACAGTCGGGCCGGTGATTGCAAACGTGGTCGGCGCCAATTCGATCAGTTTTTACCGGGAAGGTAAAGCAACGATCGACCCGAATACTCACCTCTCGTTGAATATTACCGGGGCAGGATCGACCATCTCGTATGGAACGACCACCTCGAAGAGCCTGGGAATTGGGGATATCCTTGTGGTAACGCTCTCGAAAAGCAGCCCCGGGTCCTGGAAGATCTTCGGCCTTGGCAACCAGATCTGGGAATTTTCGGCCGCTGACAGCTCGAAAGTAGTTGATATCAGCTGGAAACACAAGAGTAACGGAACCTGGACAAATACTTCGGCCACCCAGTTGTTTCATACCTGGATTACCGGATACCAGGATGTAGGATCAACCCTGACCGTGCGGTCAACCGGCGGATCGTATTACACGGCCCTTGCGGTTAACGGTACAATGGTAATCGATGGGGTAAATTCAAGTACTGTTGTTATCCAGAACATCCGACCGGTGGGGGTCGGGTTGTTTGTCCTGGAATATGACCCCAACTCAGACAGCATGTATTTCGTCGGGAACGCACAGAGCGTGAGCGTGACATAA
- the uppS gene encoding polyprenyl diphosphate synthase, protein MNLQGILEPLYEQRLLRQCRHIPNHVAIIMDGNRRYAKMLGLDTASGHRAGADKTEKMLDWAHELGIRHVTLYTFSTENFSREKNEVGYLFAMFKEKFLSVLTDERVKKYRIRVQMVGDPSMLPDDLREAVLAAEEATKEHTGFFLNIALAYGGRNEIVLAARDILETVRKNGADPDTIDVSMVEEHLHHGKGIPPVDLIIRTGNECRTSNFLPWLAAGHESAVYFCAPYWPLFRKIDLLRAIRIYDQRCAAKSA, encoded by the coding sequence ATGAACCTGCAGGGCATTCTCGAACCCCTGTACGAGCAGCGGCTTTTGAGACAGTGCCGGCACATCCCCAACCACGTTGCCATCATCATGGACGGCAACCGGCGGTACGCAAAGATGCTCGGGCTGGATACGGCATCCGGCCATCGTGCAGGTGCCGACAAGACGGAGAAGATGCTGGACTGGGCACATGAACTGGGCATCCGGCACGTCACCCTCTACACGTTCTCAACGGAGAACTTCTCGCGGGAGAAGAACGAGGTCGGGTATCTCTTTGCCATGTTCAAGGAGAAGTTCCTGAGCGTCCTCACCGACGAACGGGTGAAGAAGTACCGGATCCGCGTCCAGATGGTCGGCGACCCGTCGATGCTTCCGGACGACCTTAGGGAGGCGGTCCTTGCAGCGGAGGAGGCTACAAAGGAGCATACCGGCTTCTTCCTCAACATCGCCCTCGCCTACGGCGGGAGGAACGAGATCGTCCTTGCCGCCCGGGACATCCTGGAAACCGTCCGGAAGAATGGTGCCGACCCCGATACCATCGATGTCAGCATGGTCGAGGAGCACCTCCACCACGGAAAAGGAATCCCTCCCGTTGACCTGATCATCAGGACGGGCAACGAGTGCCGGACCTCGAACTTCCTTCCCTGGCTTGCGGCAGGGCACGAGTCTGCGGTCTACTTCTGCGCTCCCTACTGGCCGCTCTTCCGGAAGATCGACCTGCTGCGGGCCATCCGGATCTACGACCAGCGGTGTGCTGCAAAAAGCGCCTGA